One window of the Chryseobacterium camelliae genome contains the following:
- a CDS encoding ester cyclase, whose protein sequence is MKQKHIMVHKHITFLILLLCIIPAKTLYSQVKTPTYNVMATISNKEVVTKMYQAYLNQKQTGALEQYIDRSYLETFKNINRPLLSAFPDIRFTIKEIFEDDNKVVTVYDWEGSHLGEYQKIPATHRKITVQGVSIYEFKSGKIINSTAIPDKLSFFTQLGMIPTDFISKHAAKKDWVYFVDEFEVPAKAYEEFKTKLDDNRNLIQKLKGFVKDEVIINTDQSDRFTILTIAIWESRQSLEEAKKTVQHEYESIHFNPAVFNEQLNIKMKRNTFSYMD, encoded by the coding sequence ATGAAACAAAAGCACATCATGGTACATAAGCACATCACTTTCCTGATCCTCCTGTTATGCATCATCCCTGCAAAAACACTGTATTCCCAGGTAAAAACCCCCACCTATAACGTTATGGCAACTATTTCCAACAAGGAGGTCGTTACAAAAATGTATCAGGCCTATTTAAACCAAAAACAAACCGGAGCTCTTGAACAATATATTGATCGCAGCTATCTGGAGACCTTTAAAAATATAAACCGACCCTTATTATCTGCATTTCCGGACATCCGGTTTACCATCAAAGAAATCTTTGAAGACGATAATAAGGTGGTTACCGTATATGATTGGGAAGGAAGCCATCTGGGCGAATACCAAAAAATACCGGCTACCCATAGAAAAATAACCGTACAGGGAGTCAGCATCTATGAATTTAAAAGCGGTAAAATCATCAATAGTACAGCCATACCTGACAAACTGTCTTTTTTTACACAATTAGGCATGATCCCCACCGACTTTATCTCTAAACATGCAGCGAAAAAGGATTGGGTTTATTTCGTAGATGAATTTGAAGTCCCTGCAAAAGCCTACGAAGAATTTAAAACCAAATTAGACGATAACCGGAATTTGATACAGAAATTAAAAGGTTTTGTAAAAGATGAAGTGATCATCAATACTGACCAATCAGATAGGTTCACCATACTGACCATAGCCATTTGGGAAAGCAGGCAAAGCCTGGAAGAAGCTAAAAAAACCGTTCAACATGAGTACGAAAGCATTCATTTTAATCCAGCAGTGTTTAATGAACAACTCAACATTAAAATGAAGCGCAATACCTTTTCTTATATGGATTAG
- the catB gene encoding type B chloramphenicol O-acetyltransferase — translation MENFFESPFKGKIIAEHVKNPNIIAGKYSYYSGYYHGHSFDECARYLMPDRDDVDKLIIGSFCSIGSGASFIMAGNQGHRHDWISTFPFFYMSEEDNFRNAADGFQRSGDTVIGNDVWIGSEAMIMSGITVGDGAVIGSRALVTKDVEPYAVIGGNPAKTIKKRFSEEHIEKLLEMQWWHWDEELLKKAIPLLCDRNIDALYDLYKNIG, via the coding sequence ATGGAAAATTTCTTCGAAAGCCCTTTTAAGGGAAAAATAATTGCAGAGCATGTTAAAAACCCGAATATAATTGCTGGTAAATATTCCTACTATTCGGGATACTACCACGGCCATTCTTTCGATGAGTGCGCAAGGTACCTGATGCCGGATCGGGATGATGTGGATAAGCTCATTATAGGTTCCTTCTGTTCAATAGGCAGCGGTGCAAGTTTTATCATGGCTGGAAACCAGGGTCACCGGCACGATTGGATCTCAACGTTCCCGTTTTTTTATATGTCAGAAGAAGACAATTTTAGAAATGCAGCTGACGGATTTCAAAGATCGGGAGATACCGTCATCGGAAATGATGTGTGGATTGGCAGTGAGGCCATGATTATGTCCGGTATTACCGTTGGGGATGGAGCTGTCATCGGAAGCAGGGCTTTGGTAACTAAAGATGTTGAACCTTATGCGGTTATTGGCGGCAATCCTGCAAAAACAATCAAAAAAAGATTTTCAGAAGAACATATTGAGAAGCTCCTGGAGATGCAGTGGTGGCACTGGGATGAAGAGCTCCTGAAGAAAGCGATACCATTGCTGTGCGACAGGAATATCGACGCCCTGTATGATCTTTACAAAAACATAGGATAA
- a CDS encoding YgaP family membrane protein — translation MQTRIVHAIAGTFIVVSLLVGIYVNQNWFWLTGFVGVNMWIHALTDWCLMYVVLNKLGVKKYGAKCSG, via the coding sequence ATGCAGACAAGAATAGTACATGCTATCGCAGGAACTTTCATTGTAGTAAGTTTATTAGTAGGAATCTATGTCAATCAGAACTGGTTCTGGCTGACAGGATTTGTGGGAGTCAATATGTGGATTCATGCTTTAACCGATTGGTGTTTGATGTATGTGGTTCTCAATAAGCTGGGCGTGAAAAAATACGGAGCAAAATGTTCCGGATAG
- a CDS encoding YceI family protein: MTRFNIQTESSTVNWTGKKVLGLHTGTIQIKEGFLSFENDRITDGKIDIDMTSIVITDIANKAVCKEFFDHLNHDDFFAVNRFKTASLTIRNGIRSDTHYTISGDLTIKDITHPVEFTATAEIFTDFLHMLGEMNIDRTLYNIRYGSGKFIPNLGDKLIYDEFVLQFKLIGQR, from the coding sequence ATGACAAGATTTAACATTCAGACAGAAAGCAGCACGGTTAACTGGACAGGAAAAAAGGTCCTGGGCCTGCATACCGGAACCATCCAAATCAAAGAAGGTTTTTTAAGCTTTGAAAACGACCGGATTACCGATGGAAAGATCGACATCGACATGACCTCCATCGTCATTACGGATATTGCCAATAAAGCAGTCTGCAAAGAATTTTTTGATCACCTGAACCATGATGATTTTTTCGCGGTCAACCGATTTAAAACGGCTTCTCTGACAATCAGGAACGGCATAAGGAGCGATACCCATTATACCATTAGTGGCGACCTGACCATCAAGGATATCACCCACCCTGTTGAGTTTACGGCAACGGCAGAAATATTCACCGATTTCCTGCACATGTTGGGCGAAATGAACATTGACAGGACCCTGTACAACATACGGTATGGTTCCGGTAAATTTATTCCGAACCTCGGTGACAAACTGATTTATGATGAATTTGTACTGCAATTCAAACTGATCGGGCAACGGTAA
- a CDS encoding Crp/Fnr family transcriptional regulator has protein sequence MSAILREQFSKYTDLTDGEFEYVLSHFTYRKLKKHQFLLQEDEWALNDYFLLSGCVKSYYTDVSGKMHILLFAVQDWWITDYEAYYDQKKAKVNIDCVEDTEVLCLTAENREKLCQELHQVEHFFRKKTNRRNVALQNRILSLLSSTAKERYEAFVREYPSLVQRLPKHILAAYLGVTRETLSRLYSSK, from the coding sequence ATGAGTGCAATTCTGAGAGAACAGTTTTCAAAATATACCGACCTTACCGATGGTGAGTTTGAGTATGTCCTGAGCCATTTCACTTACAGAAAACTCAAAAAGCACCAGTTCCTTTTGCAGGAAGATGAATGGGCCCTCAATGACTACTTCCTGCTTTCCGGCTGTGTAAAGTCTTATTATACCGATGTATCCGGAAAAATGCACATTCTTCTCTTTGCCGTTCAGGACTGGTGGATCACGGATTATGAAGCCTATTACGATCAAAAAAAGGCAAAAGTGAATATCGATTGCGTGGAAGACACCGAAGTGTTATGCCTTACCGCTGAAAACAGGGAAAAGCTTTGCCAGGAGCTGCATCAGGTGGAGCATTTTTTCCGGAAGAAAACCAACCGCCGGAATGTTGCCCTGCAGAACAGGATCCTGTCTTTGCTAAGCAGTACAGCGAAGGAACGGTATGAAGCATTCGTCCGGGAATATCCTTCATTGGTACAAAGGTTACCTAAACATATACTGGCAGCTTATCTCGGCGTGACCAGGGAAACCCTGAGCCGGTTGTATTCGTCAAAATAA
- a CDS encoding NAD(P)H-dependent flavin oxidoreductase, with translation MWTKTKFTRLTGTDFPIIQGPFGGKLSSAELTAVVSNAGGLGSYGCQPYSASEMVTIAGNIREKTSKPFNLNLWVNDQDDAVKEFDKDRFRKVIGIFQPYFEALGIDPPAFPLPQSPAFEDQVEAVFEIKPAVFSFVYGIPSGEILERCRQLGIITIGTATTLDEAMAIENAGVDAVVATGSDAGGHRVSFLEQPEDSLVGTFSLIPQVADAVKIPLIAAGGIADARGIKAAMALGADAVQIGTAFLATRQSGTSTIHREKLFSKEARYTTLTKVYTGRLSRGIKNRLTEELKDFQSSFAPYPLQGKIVGKLGAYPANSESNPELKAFWAGQAAPVLQYHDAEHFIAAIISEMES, from the coding sequence ATGTGGACAAAAACAAAATTTACCCGGCTTACGGGAACTGACTTCCCCATTATTCAGGGCCCTTTCGGCGGAAAGCTATCGTCTGCTGAGCTTACTGCTGTGGTCTCAAATGCCGGCGGGTTAGGTTCCTATGGTTGTCAGCCCTACAGTGCTTCGGAAATGGTCACGATTGCCGGAAACATCCGGGAAAAGACCTCAAAACCGTTTAATCTTAACCTTTGGGTGAATGATCAGGACGATGCGGTGAAGGAATTTGACAAAGACCGGTTCCGGAAAGTCATCGGGATTTTCCAGCCTTATTTTGAAGCGTTGGGAATAGATCCTCCTGCATTTCCATTACCGCAAAGCCCTGCATTTGAGGACCAGGTGGAAGCGGTCTTTGAAATAAAGCCGGCCGTTTTCAGTTTTGTATACGGTATTCCGTCTGGTGAGATTCTGGAGAGGTGCCGTCAGCTGGGCATCATCACCATAGGAACGGCAACGACCTTAGACGAAGCTATGGCCATTGAAAATGCCGGAGTGGATGCTGTGGTAGCTACAGGATCTGATGCAGGCGGTCACCGGGTCTCTTTTCTGGAGCAGCCTGAAGATAGCCTGGTAGGAACATTTTCCTTAATTCCACAGGTGGCGGATGCCGTAAAAATCCCGTTGATTGCTGCGGGAGGGATTGCCGATGCCCGTGGCATAAAGGCCGCAATGGCATTAGGGGCAGATGCCGTACAGATAGGCACTGCTTTTCTGGCTACCCGCCAGTCCGGGACCAGTACCATCCACCGTGAAAAGCTGTTCTCAAAAGAAGCCCGCTACACCACCTTGACGAAAGTGTATACCGGAAGGTTGTCACGGGGCATAAAAAACCGCCTGACAGAGGAATTAAAAGATTTCCAAAGCAGTTTTGCCCCTTATCCCCTCCAGGGAAAAATTGTCGGCAAGCTGGGTGCTTACCCTGCCAATTCTGAGTCAAATCCGGAACTTAAAGCATTTTGGGCAGGCCAGGCAGCACCCGTACTTCAGTACCATGATGCCGAACACTTCATTGCAGCCATTATCTCTGAAATGGAAAGCTGA
- a CDS encoding DsrE family protein, which yields MMKNAMKLLGLTFFLGAILIDGQKKPAGYSPAKAVAGEYKVLYVINEADDLKIRAVIRNINNALEDPRLRGKLNVELLAFGGGVEMFRKKNPYLELLIALRDKGVVMVQCENTLREKKIDKSELYDFINYTPSGNGEIILRQYEGWAIVKP from the coding sequence ATGATGAAAAATGCAATGAAATTATTGGGCTTAACCTTTTTCCTGGGTGCCATTTTAATTGATGGCCAGAAAAAGCCAGCAGGCTATAGTCCTGCAAAAGCCGTTGCTGGAGAATATAAGGTATTGTATGTTATTAATGAAGCGGATGACCTGAAAATCAGGGCCGTCATCAGAAATATCAACAACGCCCTTGAAGATCCGAGACTCAGGGGTAAGCTGAATGTTGAATTACTGGCGTTCGGAGGCGGCGTGGAAATGTTCCGGAAGAAAAACCCATATCTGGAACTTCTTATTGCTTTGAGAGATAAAGGGGTGGTGATGGTGCAATGCGAAAATACCCTTCGCGAGAAAAAGATCGACAAGTCCGAATTATACGACTTTATCAATTACACGCCAAGCGGAAACGGGGAAATAATTCTGAGACAGTATGAAGGCTGGGCAATCGTAAAACCATAG
- a CDS encoding helix-turn-helix domain-containing protein: MGNLLIQELKTPMPDEQIITCLFQALLIKLLKSSESKKGLSRQFDIAISFRELLYKNYLEQYSISDYARLLNISPNYLNRCIQNVWNKSARQCMQEFIITQSQKYLQDVSLSVSDIAYHLNFNDPSYFGRLFKKVMGISPQQYRSKLMHDVSG, encoded by the coding sequence ATGGGCAACCTGCTTATTCAGGAACTGAAAACACCGATGCCGGATGAACAGATTATCACCTGTCTTTTTCAGGCGCTGCTCATAAAGCTGCTTAAATCTTCGGAATCCAAAAAAGGATTATCAAGGCAGTTTGATATTGCCATTTCTTTCAGGGAATTGTTATATAAGAACTATCTGGAACAGTACAGCATCAGCGATTATGCCCGCCTGCTCAATATCTCGCCCAACTACCTGAACCGCTGTATTCAGAATGTCTGGAACAAATCTGCCAGGCAGTGTATGCAGGAGTTCATCATTACCCAATCCCAAAAGTATTTGCAGGATGTTTCCCTGTCTGTATCGGATATAGCCTACCATCTGAACTTTAACGATCCTTCTTATTTCGGCAGGTTATTTAAAAAAGTGATGGGCATTTCTCCCCAGCAATACCGCTCAAAACTCATGCACGATGTGTCCGGGTAA
- a CDS encoding SDR family oxidoreductase, with product MENQFNYNNELQGAIALVTGGTKGAGKAIAERLLQAGATVIISARNAPEKENSSLHYIPADLSHAAGTQKLIDEVLSTYGRLDILVNNLGSSSTPAGGFTVLTDEDWESTLQANLLAPVRLDRGFLPQMITRKSGVIIHIASIQGKLPLYDSTLPYAAAKAALRNYSKSLSNEVTPKGVRVLTVSPGWINTTASEAWLGEIARKANSTVEEAQQGVMDALGGIPFGRPAEPEEVAELVGFLVSPRARYLTGTEFIIDGGTIPTVS from the coding sequence ATGGAAAATCAATTCAATTACAACAACGAACTGCAGGGTGCAATTGCCCTGGTTACCGGAGGAACCAAAGGAGCCGGAAAAGCCATTGCAGAAAGGCTTCTGCAGGCCGGAGCAACGGTGATCATCAGCGCAAGGAATGCCCCCGAAAAAGAAAACAGCAGCCTGCATTATATTCCGGCTGACCTAAGCCATGCCGCAGGAACACAAAAACTGATTGACGAAGTGCTGTCAACCTACGGCAGGCTGGATATCCTTGTGAACAACCTCGGTTCTTCATCCACACCGGCCGGCGGTTTTACCGTATTGACGGATGAAGACTGGGAATCTACCCTACAGGCCAATTTGCTTGCGCCGGTCCGGCTGGACAGGGGATTTTTGCCGCAAATGATCACGCGAAAAAGCGGGGTCATCATCCACATCGCATCCATCCAGGGCAAACTGCCGCTGTACGATTCCACTTTGCCGTATGCCGCTGCAAAAGCAGCATTAAGAAACTACAGTAAAAGCTTATCCAACGAAGTCACGCCTAAAGGCGTCCGCGTACTGACGGTTTCCCCGGGATGGATCAATACGACCGCATCGGAAGCCTGGCTGGGCGAAATAGCAAGAAAGGCAAACAGCACCGTAGAAGAAGCGCAGCAAGGGGTCATGGATGCATTGGGCGGAATCCCTTTCGGAAGGCCTGCCGAACCGGAGGAAGTGGCCGAACTGGTCGGGTTTCTGGTTTCCCCGAGAGCCCGTTATTTAACAGGAACCGAATTTATTATCGACGGCGGTACAATACCCACCGTTTCATAA
- a CDS encoding DUF6119 family protein, which translates to MAKKKIKLNVVLLKNNLNIGAPETFIENYKQDEEIIFNRGNINAILYKKLGIYREPKWVKNLKNKIVGNFDSDFPSNQSSGVTLFIEVQNRIFAINFGTLGRFNINKNVIEKTFGIYTANKLLNNDLTATIKSAHSRVNETNPINKQRQYGSDISNNQLFLSMEDNEALKELAVISYASEDFSRMIGKYSSLNVQFLFKNTEIPCFQYLQQKLSRLLDIYNSVSTDDIKKLFKGIYPLNSIEAETLNEQLPNKLITSTDTFFLFEPEIDYDLSLVATIKIGDEFYDELSLSSYLMKNPQPSFENLIEDKIFFLNEDDDIIKEWSILECLYGEIEENNTNYILSAGEWFEVSKDKYDRISQAIDEIIDTDFVIPNHIKENIKAEIRQAVSQKPNKKINKENIFNTHLSNHIHGYLFDEAAKQINLYDDRFEVCDVLHQNSFFHVKYNYGASALSHLFNQGYVSAKSYAEFTSKYAEAVNVHIPDVANHLSPQPDNVTVHYIILNEKSQDRLTFFSKMALEDKIRTLQAMRFKVNLTWVRDIY; encoded by the coding sequence ATGGCTAAAAAGAAAATAAAATTAAATGTAGTTCTTTTAAAAAATAATTTAAACATTGGAGCTCCTGAAACATTTATTGAAAATTATAAACAAGACGAAGAAATTATTTTCAATAGGGGAAATATCAATGCTATTCTTTATAAAAAGTTAGGTATCTACAGGGAACCTAAGTGGGTTAAAAATTTAAAAAATAAAATTGTTGGGAATTTTGATAGTGATTTTCCATCTAATCAAAGTTCTGGTGTAACATTATTTATTGAAGTACAAAATAGAATTTTTGCGATTAACTTTGGAACGCTGGGACGTTTCAATATAAATAAGAATGTGATAGAAAAAACATTTGGAATTTATACAGCTAATAAATTATTAAACAATGATTTAACAGCAACAATAAAAAGTGCTCATAGTCGAGTAAATGAAACAAATCCCATTAATAAACAACGTCAATACGGGTCAGATATATCCAATAATCAACTTTTCCTTTCGATGGAAGATAATGAAGCTCTTAAGGAACTAGCTGTAATTAGTTATGCGTCAGAGGATTTTTCGAGAATGATTGGGAAATATAGTTCGTTAAATGTTCAATTTCTTTTTAAAAATACTGAAATACCCTGCTTTCAATATCTTCAACAAAAATTAAGCAGACTTTTAGATATCTATAATTCTGTTTCTACTGATGATATTAAAAAACTATTCAAGGGAATTTATCCTCTTAATAGTATAGAAGCAGAGACTTTAAACGAGCAATTACCTAACAAATTAATTACTTCAACCGACACATTTTTTTTATTTGAACCCGAAATAGATTATGATCTTAGCCTCGTTGCAACGATTAAAATTGGAGATGAATTTTACGATGAATTATCTCTATCCTCTTATCTGATGAAAAATCCTCAACCTAGTTTTGAAAATCTGATTGAAGACAAGATATTTTTCCTAAATGAAGATGATGATATAATTAAGGAATGGTCTATTTTGGAATGCTTGTATGGAGAAATTGAAGAAAATAATACAAATTATATCTTATCTGCTGGTGAATGGTTTGAAGTATCTAAAGATAAATATGATCGTATTAGTCAAGCAATTGATGAAATAATTGATACTGATTTTGTTATACCTAATCATATTAAAGAAAATATAAAGGCAGAGATTAGACAAGCTGTTAGTCAAAAGCCAAATAAAAAAATTAATAAAGAAAATATCTTTAATACACATTTATCAAATCACATTCATGGTTATTTGTTTGACGAAGCAGCTAAACAAATTAATCTTTATGATGATAGATTTGAAGTTTGTGATGTCCTACATCAAAATAGTTTTTTTCACGTAAAGTATAATTATGGTGCTTCGGCATTGAGTCATTTATTTAATCAGGGTTATGTATCAGCTAAATCATATGCAGAATTTACGAGTAAATATGCAGAAGCAGTTAATGTACACATACCTGATGTTGCAAATCATCTTTCTCCTCAACCTGATAATGTTACGGTTCACTACATTATTCTTAATGAGAAGTCACAAGATAGATTAACTTTTTTTTCGAAAATGGCTTTGGAAGACAAAATTAGAACTTTACAAGCTATGAGATTTAAGGTGAATCTAACTTGGGTCCGAGATATATATTAA
- a CDS encoding TlpA family protein disulfide reductase, producing MEKFKIWLRKNWSTAILVSIFIVLMVSPDAKAWLMRQIISTGLLNSKIEEKKAESASESNPVAITENLSVRNQKGEVINTSGLKGKVVFINFWASWCPPCRAEFPSIQNFYDHYKTNKDLVFLTVNMDDVTVNGKIYLKKEQYSVPFLVPEASVPELFFNGSLPTTVILDKSGKIRMHHTGMADYSKDSFYEEINELLHEQ from the coding sequence ATGGAAAAATTTAAAATATGGCTTCGGAAAAACTGGAGTACTGCAATTCTGGTTTCAATATTCATCGTGTTGATGGTGAGCCCTGATGCAAAGGCGTGGCTGATGAGACAGATCATTTCAACCGGTCTTCTGAACTCAAAGATAGAAGAGAAAAAAGCGGAATCTGCCAGTGAATCAAATCCTGTGGCAATCACTGAAAATTTAAGTGTCAGGAATCAGAAGGGGGAGGTGATCAATACTTCCGGACTTAAGGGAAAAGTTGTGTTTATCAATTTCTGGGCATCGTGGTGTCCGCCCTGCCGTGCAGAGTTTCCTTCGATTCAGAATTTTTATGATCATTATAAAACAAATAAAGATTTGGTTTTCCTCACGGTGAATATGGATGATGTAACGGTAAACGGAAAAATATACCTCAAAAAAGAACAGTATAGCGTACCGTTTTTAGTTCCGGAAGCTTCTGTCCCGGAGCTATTTTTTAACGGTTCGCTTCCCACGACTGTCATTTTGGATAAATCGGGGAAAATCAGGATGCATCACACGGGAATGGCAGATTACAGTAAAGATTCTTTCTACGAAGAAATCAATGAGCTTTTACATGAACAATGA
- a CDS encoding winged helix-turn-helix transcriptional regulator, with translation MNLNCGLDLIGEVLYGKWKIRLLWFIHQGHLRPSELQRKIPDASRRVLNIQLKELEEHELVTKTIYAQVPPKVEYFLTDFGKTVIPVIAALGNWGDQNEDRLRKVILKRMEEHVSEEEFNS, from the coding sequence TTGAATTTAAACTGCGGCCTCGACCTGATCGGCGAGGTCCTGTACGGCAAATGGAAAATCCGCCTGTTATGGTTTATCCATCAGGGCCACCTGCGTCCAAGTGAATTGCAGCGGAAAATCCCGGATGCCTCCAGGCGTGTCCTAAACATCCAGCTGAAAGAACTTGAAGAGCACGAACTTGTTACCAAGACCATCTATGCCCAGGTTCCGCCGAAAGTGGAATATTTCCTGACCGATTTCGGCAAAACCGTAATTCCCGTCATTGCTGCATTGGGAAATTGGGGCGATCAGAATGAAGACAGGCTCAGGAAAGTGATTTTGAAAAGAATGGAGGAGCATGTCTCAGAGGAAGAATTTAATTCGTAA
- a CDS encoding thioredoxin domain-containing protein — MYKNLMVIFFFMVLTGCGKAQSHKSGSHLSAVEFSKKLDQARDAQLVDVRTPGEFRNGHLKNAMNIDWNAGDFSEKAKALDKDRPVFVYCMSGPRSTAAAVKLQEMGFRHVCEMQGGMMKWKNANLPEIKVPSYAGMSLDTYNEMLKSDIPVLVDFYAEWCAPCKKMELYLKKMATEMPDKVKIVRINADENTELCKALNVSALPVLKLYKNGKVVWENLGFVPEEQVKSRIIQYYSIIKSPDILTGK; from the coding sequence ATGTATAAAAACCTAATGGTCATATTTTTTTTCATGGTATTGACGGGATGCGGAAAGGCCCAGAGTCATAAGAGCGGAAGCCATCTTTCTGCCGTAGAATTTTCCAAAAAACTGGACCAGGCCAGAGACGCGCAGCTGGTGGATGTGAGGACACCGGGAGAATTCCGGAACGGACATCTTAAAAACGCCATGAATATCGACTGGAATGCAGGCGATTTTTCTGAAAAGGCAAAAGCGCTGGACAAAGACAGGCCTGTTTTTGTATATTGCATGAGCGGACCGAGAAGCACGGCGGCGGCGGTAAAACTTCAGGAAATGGGCTTCAGACATGTCTGTGAGATGCAGGGAGGAATGATGAAATGGAAGAATGCCAATCTTCCGGAAATCAAAGTACCTTCCTATGCCGGAATGAGCCTTGATACTTACAACGAAATGCTTAAAAGCGATATTCCTGTTTTGGTGGATTTCTATGCAGAATGGTGTGCACCATGCAAAAAAATGGAGCTGTACCTTAAAAAAATGGCCACCGAAATGCCCGATAAAGTGAAAATTGTGAGAATCAATGCTGATGAAAACACAGAACTTTGCAAAGCATTGAATGTTTCCGCCCTTCCGGTTTTGAAACTCTACAAAAATGGCAAAGTGGTTTGGGAAAACCTGGGTTTTGTGCCCGAAGAGCAGGTGAAGAGCAGGATTATTCAATACTATTCCATTATAAAATCTCCTGATATATTGACAGGGAAATAG
- a CDS encoding YbaK/EbsC family protein → MSIETAKQHLSRWNKDNDMMILDQSSATVDLAAEALGVTGGEIAKSVSFYDKNGGAILIVTSGTARIDGRKFKDEFGLKAKMISSEDVEPLVGHPVGGVCPFGVKPEVKVYLDDSLRRFKWVYPACGSGNSAIKLSPEELEQISECIRWVNISKE, encoded by the coding sequence ATGAGCATAGAAACAGCAAAACAACATTTAAGCAGGTGGAACAAGGACAATGACATGATGATCCTTGACCAGTCAAGTGCAACCGTTGACCTCGCTGCTGAGGCATTGGGGGTAACGGGCGGTGAAATTGCAAAGTCGGTTAGTTTTTACGATAAAAACGGGGGAGCCATCCTGATCGTTACTTCCGGTACAGCCAGAATAGACGGCAGGAAATTTAAGGACGAGTTTGGCCTGAAAGCAAAAATGATTTCCTCTGAAGACGTGGAGCCATTGGTCGGGCATCCGGTAGGCGGGGTCTGTCCTTTTGGAGTCAAGCCGGAAGTTAAAGTTTACCTGGACGATTCACTCAGGCGTTTTAAGTGGGTATATCCGGCCTGCGGCAGTGGCAATTCTGCTATAAAGTTATCTCCTGAGGAACTGGAACAGATTTCAGAATGCATAAGATGGGTAAATATTTCCAAAGAATAA
- a CDS encoding thioredoxin family protein yields MSGIISQDKPVLVAFFTEWCSPCKMQAAILQELKKKIGEMAGVIKIDIDKNQAVAEQFVIRSVPTLLIFRNGEVKWKQSGIFQADELERLIIQNS; encoded by the coding sequence ATTTCAGGAATTATCAGTCAGGATAAACCTGTTCTGGTGGCTTTTTTTACAGAATGGTGCAGTCCGTGCAAAATGCAGGCTGCCATTCTTCAGGAGTTGAAGAAAAAGATCGGTGAGATGGCTGGTGTCATTAAAATTGATATCGATAAAAATCAGGCTGTTGCTGAGCAGTTCGTCATCAGGAGCGTGCCGACGCTGCTGATTTTCAGGAACGGTGAAGTTAAATGGAAGCAATCCGGCATTTTTCAGGCGGATGAGCTGGAGCGGTTAATCATTCAAAACAGCTGA
- a CDS encoding alanyl-tRNA editing protein has translation MPVRKIFWEDPYQTELTTRITGVSDTVVTLQETIAYAFSGGQQSDDGTINGFKIVKAQKSGKEIFYTLEEGHHLKPGDTVLLKIDWEKRYKIMKLHFAAEIVLELVNQHFGRPQKIGANITSEKSRIDFIWPNNISEMFPVLDEKIREIIQADKDIISAFSDEEEERRYWRIDGFGQVPCGGTHIRKTGELGALQLKRNRQGKDKERIEIYLA, from the coding sequence ATGCCAGTAAGAAAAATTTTTTGGGAGGATCCTTATCAGACTGAACTGACAACACGAATTACCGGTGTATCTGATACTGTAGTCACCTTACAGGAGACCATTGCTTATGCATTTTCCGGTGGCCAGCAGTCAGACGACGGCACGATCAATGGTTTTAAAATCGTCAAAGCCCAGAAATCGGGCAAAGAAATCTTCTACACGCTTGAGGAAGGGCATCACCTGAAACCGGGTGATACGGTACTTTTAAAGATCGACTGGGAGAAGCGGTATAAAATTATGAAGCTTCACTTTGCGGCGGAAATAGTCTTGGAACTCGTCAATCAGCACTTCGGCAGGCCTCAGAAGATCGGTGCAAACATAACCTCAGAAAAATCAAGGATCGACTTTATATGGCCCAATAATATTTCCGAGATGTTTCCTGTACTGGACGAAAAGATCAGGGAAATCATCCAGGCAGATAAGGACATTATCAGCGCGTTCAGTGACGAAGAGGAGGAGAGGCGGTATTGGAGGATTGACGGTTTCGGCCAGGTTCCCTGTGGCGGGACGCATATCAGGAAGACAGGTGAACTTGGTGCTTTACAGTTAAAAAGGAACAGGCAGGGAAAAGATAAAGAAAGAATAGAGATTTATCTCGCCTGA